A genomic window from Blastococcus saxobsidens DD2 includes:
- the nusA gene encoding transcription termination factor NusA: MNIDVTALKAVEREKGIPVDTVIEALETALVTAYRHADGAAKHVRVHVDRKSGEVAVLAQELGPDGEVVREWDDTPTDFGRIAASTAKQVIVQRLRDAEHEQTFGEYAGKEGDIVSGIIQADQRRNASGIVMIDIGKVEAVLPSAEQVPGETYTHGSRIKAYVVAVSRTFRGPQVSVSRTHPNLVRKLFALEVPEIADGSVEIVAVAREAGHRSKIAVRTSVPGLNAKGSCIGPMGQRVRNVMSELHGEKIDIVDWSDDPASFVASALSPARVSSAQLVDAQAKAVRVVVPDYQLSLAIGKEGQNARLAARLTGCRIDIRSDAQTEDAGATPSPGVGRPPLRTAPVAHPAGGRGGAPGGRSQAPGGGSRSAPRRAEQRGPATR; the protein is encoded by the coding sequence GTGAACATCGATGTCACGGCGCTCAAGGCGGTCGAACGCGAGAAGGGCATCCCGGTCGACACGGTGATCGAGGCCCTCGAGACCGCGCTCGTGACGGCGTACCGGCACGCCGACGGAGCGGCCAAGCACGTCCGCGTGCACGTGGACCGCAAGAGCGGCGAGGTGGCCGTACTGGCGCAGGAGCTCGGCCCCGACGGCGAGGTCGTGCGGGAGTGGGACGACACCCCGACCGACTTCGGCCGGATCGCGGCCAGCACCGCCAAGCAGGTGATCGTCCAGCGGCTGCGGGATGCCGAGCACGAGCAGACCTTCGGCGAGTACGCCGGCAAGGAAGGCGACATCGTCAGCGGGATCATCCAGGCCGACCAGCGGCGCAACGCCAGCGGGATCGTGATGATCGACATCGGCAAGGTCGAGGCGGTGCTTCCGTCGGCCGAGCAGGTACCGGGCGAGACCTACACGCACGGCAGCCGGATCAAGGCCTACGTGGTGGCCGTGTCCCGCACGTTCCGTGGGCCCCAGGTCAGCGTGTCGCGCACGCACCCGAACCTGGTGCGCAAGCTGTTCGCCCTGGAGGTTCCCGAGATCGCCGACGGCAGCGTCGAGATCGTCGCGGTCGCCCGGGAGGCGGGCCACCGGTCGAAGATCGCGGTGCGCACCTCGGTGCCCGGGCTGAACGCCAAGGGTTCCTGCATCGGCCCCATGGGCCAGCGGGTCCGCAACGTCATGAGCGAGCTGCACGGCGAGAAGATCGACATCGTCGACTGGTCGGACGACCCGGCGTCGTTCGTGGCCTCGGCGCTGAGCCCGGCGCGGGTGAGCAGCGCCCAGCTCGTCGACGCCCAGGCCAAGGCGGTGCGGGTCGTCGTCCCCGACTACCAGCTGTCGCTGGCCATCGGCAAGGAGGGGCAGAACGCCCGCCTCGCCGCCCGGCTCACCGGTTGCCGCATCGACATCCGCAGCGACGCCCAGACCGAGGACGCCGGCGCAACACCCTCGCCGGGGGTGGGCCGCCCGCCGCTGCGGACGGCGCCGGTGGCTCACCCGGCCGGGGGACGCGGCGGCGCCCCCGGAGGCCGATCCCAGGCTCCGGGGGGCGGTTCACGCAGCGCCCCGCGCCGGGCGGAACAACGCGGACCGGCCACGCGCTAG
- the rimP gene encoding ribosome maturation factor RimP, whose protein sequence is MSASRGTQRSDPATARLAGWIEPVVADAGYDLEELVVTPAGRRSVVRVVVDRDAGVTLDGIAEVSRAVSEVLDHNDDGMGRTPYVLEVTSPGVDRPLTEARHWRRNTGRLVAVAVGPAGATEQLAGRITAVEASGVTLAVEAKGKPGAKKRPPQPRLVPWAELGAGRVQVEFARTSDTADDDIAQDDAAELDDLDGAELADDDGGDK, encoded by the coding sequence GTGTCCGCCTCTCGCGGAACCCAGCGCAGCGACCCGGCCACCGCCCGCCTGGCCGGCTGGATCGAGCCGGTCGTCGCCGACGCCGGCTACGACCTGGAGGAGCTGGTGGTCACCCCCGCGGGCCGGCGCAGCGTGGTGCGTGTGGTGGTGGACCGCGACGCGGGTGTGACCCTGGACGGCATCGCCGAGGTCAGCCGGGCGGTCTCCGAGGTGCTGGACCACAACGACGACGGCATGGGGCGCACGCCGTACGTGCTGGAGGTGACCAGCCCCGGCGTCGACCGGCCGCTCACCGAGGCCCGCCACTGGCGGCGCAACACCGGCCGGCTGGTGGCCGTGGCCGTCGGCCCGGCGGGCGCCACCGAGCAGCTCGCCGGTCGGATCACCGCGGTGGAGGCCTCCGGAGTGACGCTGGCGGTGGAGGCCAAGGGGAAGCCGGGAGCGAAGAAGCGCCCGCCCCAGCCGCGGCTGGTGCCGTGGGCGGAGCTGGGCGCCGGGCGGGTGCAGGTGGAGTTCGCCCGCACCAGCGACACCGCCGACGACGACATCGCGCAGGACGACGCCGCTGAGCTCGACGACCTGGACGGGGCCGAGCTCGCGGACGACGACGGAGGAGACAAGTGA
- a CDS encoding DUF4439 domain-containing protein, producing the protein MADDESTPTASENAALSDALAAAHAAVWGYGVVGATLPTQARAAAVAAEDAHRDIRDALVALLDERGAEPVLPEAGYALPFPVLSDVDAAALAAVLEDGVSAAWVRVVDGAAERSTRALATEVLSAAEVRAVGWRTAAGQTPVTRAFPGL; encoded by the coding sequence GTGGCTGATGACGAGAGCACCCCGACAGCCAGCGAGAACGCTGCGCTGAGCGATGCCCTGGCCGCGGCGCACGCCGCCGTCTGGGGGTACGGCGTGGTCGGCGCCACCCTGCCTACGCAGGCACGCGCGGCCGCGGTCGCCGCCGAGGACGCGCACCGCGACATCCGTGATGCGCTGGTCGCCCTGCTCGACGAACGGGGCGCCGAGCCGGTGCTGCCGGAGGCCGGTTACGCGTTGCCGTTCCCGGTGCTGTCCGACGTCGACGCGGCCGCCCTCGCCGCCGTCCTGGAGGACGGCGTGTCAGCGGCCTGGGTGCGGGTCGTGGACGGGGCCGCCGAACGGTCCACCCGGGCACTGGCGACGGAGGTGCTCAGCGCCGCCGAGGTGCGCGCCGTGGGCTGGCGGACCGCGGCCGGGCAGACGCCGGTGACCCGCGCCTTCCCCGGCCTGTAG
- a CDS encoding penicillin-binding transpeptidase domain-containing protein, whose amino-acid sequence MRTRRGPALLTSLVVTVVVLAGCSGSSEDDVRAAAQEFLTAWAEGDLAAAAEATTDPEAATALLEQTAGDLPGAALEAELGEVVVEDGTATVDWSATWDLAAAPEWSYDGTLRLREGEDTWQVVAEPATVHPELGEGQHLQLSRTLPERAAITDATGAPLFTPTEVVTVGVDLGQVTDLPALAAALSAATGIAAEEIVADVQAAPEGQFVPVIPLRRPAFEAIRAQVYDLPGAVFPTETRTLAPTSTFASALLGRVGPATAEILEETTTDGQPRYAAGDQLGLSGLQRAFQEQLTGIPGFTVSVISTDATTGDTGQEIASVQPVPGEPVQTPLVPAVQNAADAAVAGESRPTHLVVVRPGTGEILAVASNEAAAAGNALTGQYPPGSSTKAVTATALLSTGLTPSTPVPCPATTTVEGREFENQDQFDLGTVPFTEAFAQSCNTTFIQQGLQLPDAALADAAAAYGVGTDWELPVDIFSGSVPRDSTGTTKAANAIGQGQVLMSPAQLALVAAGIASGTPAAPVEVLGADPAGPAPAGPAAGVLDGLRPMMRQVVLTGTAQALADRGEVYGKTGTAEYGTGTPPDSHGWFMGYQLDGPAGDIAFATLVEGGQSSSAAVAVTDAFLGALG is encoded by the coding sequence GTGCGGACACGACGCGGCCCTGCTCTGCTGACCTCCCTCGTCGTGACCGTCGTGGTGCTGGCCGGCTGTTCCGGCAGCAGCGAGGACGACGTCCGCGCTGCGGCGCAGGAGTTCCTCACGGCCTGGGCCGAGGGGGACCTGGCCGCAGCGGCCGAGGCCACCACCGATCCGGAGGCCGCCACCGCACTGCTGGAGCAGACCGCCGGCGACCTGCCCGGCGCCGCCCTGGAAGCGGAGCTGGGCGAGGTGGTCGTCGAGGACGGCACCGCCACCGTCGACTGGTCGGCCACCTGGGACCTCGCCGCCGCGCCGGAGTGGAGTTACGACGGCACCCTGCGGCTCCGGGAGGGCGAGGACACCTGGCAGGTCGTCGCGGAGCCGGCGACGGTGCACCCGGAGCTGGGGGAGGGGCAGCACCTCCAGCTCAGCCGCACCCTTCCCGAGCGTGCTGCGATCACCGACGCCACCGGTGCACCGCTGTTCACGCCCACCGAGGTGGTCACCGTGGGCGTCGATCTCGGGCAGGTCACCGACCTCCCGGCGCTGGCCGCGGCCCTCTCGGCGGCCACCGGCATCGCGGCGGAGGAGATCGTCGCGGACGTCCAGGCCGCGCCGGAAGGCCAGTTCGTCCCGGTCATCCCGCTGCGCCGTCCCGCGTTCGAGGCCATCCGCGCCCAGGTGTACGACCTGCCGGGGGCGGTCTTCCCGACCGAGACGCGGACGCTCGCGCCCACGTCCACGTTCGCCTCGGCGCTGCTCGGCCGGGTGGGACCCGCGACCGCGGAGATCCTGGAGGAGACCACCACGGACGGGCAGCCGCGGTACGCCGCCGGCGACCAGCTGGGCCTCTCGGGTCTGCAACGGGCCTTCCAGGAACAGCTCACCGGCATCCCCGGGTTCACCGTCTCCGTCATCAGCACGGACGCGACGACGGGCGACACCGGCCAGGAGATCGCATCGGTGCAGCCCGTCCCGGGGGAGCCGGTGCAGACGCCGCTGGTCCCGGCGGTCCAGAACGCCGCGGACGCCGCCGTGGCCGGCGAGTCGCGGCCCACCCACCTGGTGGTCGTCCGCCCCGGAACGGGCGAGATCCTCGCCGTCGCCTCCAACGAGGCAGCCGCCGCCGGGAACGCGCTGACCGGTCAGTACCCGCCCGGATCCAGCACGAAGGCGGTGACGGCCACGGCCCTGCTCTCCACCGGGCTGACCCCGTCGACCCCGGTTCCCTGCCCGGCGACGACGACCGTCGAGGGACGTGAGTTCGAGAACCAGGACCAGTTCGACCTCGGTACCGTGCCGTTCACCGAGGCCTTCGCCCAGTCGTGCAACACCACGTTCATCCAGCAGGGGCTCCAGCTGCCGGACGCCGCGCTCGCCGACGCGGCGGCCGCCTACGGCGTGGGCACCGACTGGGAGCTGCCGGTGGACATCTTCAGCGGCAGCGTCCCGCGCGACAGCACCGGCACCACCAAGGCGGCCAACGCGATCGGGCAGGGGCAGGTGCTGATGAGCCCGGCGCAACTGGCGCTGGTCGCGGCCGGCATCGCCAGTGGCACCCCGGCCGCCCCGGTGGAGGTTCTGGGTGCCGACCCCGCGGGGCCGGCACCCGCGGGGCCGGCGGCCGGGGTGCTGGACGGGCTGCGGCCCATGATGCGGCAGGTCGTGCTGACGGGCACCGCGCAGGCGCTGGCCGACCGGGGTGAGGTCTACGGCAAGACCGGCACCGCCGAGTACGGGACCGGCACCCCGCCGGACTCGCACGGTTGGTTCATGGGCTACCAGCTCGACGGCCCGGCCGGTGACATCGCCTTCGCCACGTTGGTGGAGGGCGGTCAGTCCAGCAGCGCCGCGGTGGCCGTCACCGACGCCTTCCTGGGTGCGCTGGGCTGA
- a CDS encoding DUF4081 domain-containing GNAT family N-acetyltransferase has protein sequence MLRSPAARLLDEADEPAVQRLLATDPVAACVIAGRVEVAGTSTVSLGSPLWGVGSGGDLEAVCLAGANLIPFALPGAEHAAAVAFAERARRAGRRCSTIVGPSATVEPLWELVAPVWGPARDHRPRQPLLAIDGPPAVAPEPRVRPVRADQLDVLLPAAVAMFTEEVGVSPLRVDGGAGYRTRVHELVRAGQSLAWIEDGTVLFKAEIGAVCRGACQIQGIWVAPALRGQGIGAAGTAAVVEYARAVIAPVVSLYVNDYNTRARAAYRRVGFRQVGEYASVLF, from the coding sequence GTGCTCCGATCGCCCGCCGCCCGGCTCCTCGACGAGGCCGACGAGCCGGCCGTCCAGAGGTTGCTGGCCACCGACCCGGTCGCCGCCTGCGTGATCGCCGGCCGGGTGGAGGTCGCGGGGACCTCGACGGTCTCCCTCGGGTCACCGCTCTGGGGCGTCGGCTCCGGCGGCGATCTCGAGGCGGTCTGCCTCGCGGGAGCCAACCTCATCCCGTTCGCGCTACCCGGCGCCGAACACGCCGCCGCCGTGGCCTTCGCCGAGCGGGCGCGCCGGGCCGGCCGGCGCTGTTCCACGATCGTCGGTCCCTCGGCCACGGTGGAGCCGTTGTGGGAGCTGGTGGCGCCGGTCTGGGGCCCGGCGCGGGACCACCGCCCCCGGCAGCCGCTCCTGGCCATCGACGGCCCGCCCGCTGTCGCGCCCGAACCGCGGGTCCGGCCGGTCCGCGCCGACCAGCTCGACGTCCTGCTCCCCGCCGCGGTGGCGATGTTCACCGAGGAGGTCGGGGTCAGCCCGCTGCGGGTGGACGGCGGCGCCGGCTACCGCACGCGGGTCCACGAGCTGGTGCGCGCCGGCCAGTCGCTGGCCTGGATCGAGGACGGCACGGTGTTGTTCAAGGCGGAGATCGGCGCGGTGTGCCGCGGGGCCTGCCAGATCCAGGGCATCTGGGTGGCGCCCGCACTCCGCGGGCAGGGGATCGGAGCCGCGGGCACGGCCGCCGTGGTGGAGTACGCCCGCGCCGTGATCGCCCCGGTGGTCAGCCTGTACGTCAACGACTACAACACCCGGGCGCGGGCCGCCTACCGCCGCGTCGGATTCCGCCAGGTGGGCGAGTACGCCAGCGTGCTGTTCTAG
- the ispG gene encoding flavodoxin-dependent (E)-4-hydroxy-3-methylbut-2-enyl-diphosphate synthase, translated as MAIPVGLGMPAAPPPVLAPRRKTRQLDVGGVGVGSDSPVSVQSMCTTKTADINATLQQIAELTASGCQIVRVAVPDTDDVEALPIIAKKSQIPVIADIHFQPRYVFAAIDAGCAAVRVNPGNIKKFDDKVGEIAKAAKGAGIPIRIGVNAGSLDKRLLVKYGKATPEALVESALWECSLFEEHDFRDIKISVKHNDPVVMVRAYELLAARCDYPLHLGVTEAGPAFQGTIKSAVAFGALLSQGIGDTIRVSLSAPPAEEVKVGNQILESLNLRQRGLEIVSCPSCGRAQVDVYKLADEVTAGLEGMEVPLRVAVMGCVVNGPGEAREADLGVASGNGKGQIFVKGEVIKTVPESQIVETLIEEALKIAGEQGATGEPSGSPVVTVG; from the coding sequence ATGGCGATCCCTGTCGGCCTCGGCATGCCCGCTGCGCCCCCGCCCGTCCTCGCTCCCCGGCGGAAGACCCGTCAGCTGGACGTGGGCGGCGTCGGCGTCGGCAGTGACTCCCCGGTCAGCGTCCAGTCGATGTGCACGACCAAGACCGCGGACATCAACGCGACGCTCCAGCAGATCGCCGAACTGACCGCCTCCGGCTGCCAGATCGTGCGGGTCGCCGTCCCGGACACCGACGACGTCGAGGCGCTGCCGATCATCGCGAAGAAGTCGCAGATCCCGGTCATCGCCGACATCCATTTCCAGCCGCGGTACGTGTTCGCCGCGATCGATGCCGGCTGCGCCGCCGTCCGCGTGAACCCGGGCAACATCAAGAAGTTCGACGACAAGGTCGGCGAGATCGCCAAGGCGGCCAAGGGCGCCGGCATCCCGATCCGGATCGGCGTCAACGCCGGGTCCCTGGACAAGCGGCTGCTCGTCAAGTACGGCAAGGCCACGCCCGAGGCGCTGGTCGAGTCAGCGCTGTGGGAGTGCTCGCTGTTCGAGGAGCACGACTTCCGCGACATCAAGATCTCGGTCAAGCACAACGACCCGGTGGTCATGGTGCGCGCCTACGAGCTGCTCGCCGCCCGGTGCGACTACCCGCTGCACCTCGGCGTGACCGAGGCCGGCCCGGCGTTCCAGGGCACCATCAAGTCCGCCGTCGCCTTCGGCGCGCTGCTCAGCCAGGGCATCGGCGACACCATCCGCGTGTCGCTGTCGGCTCCGCCGGCCGAGGAGGTCAAGGTCGGCAACCAGATCCTGGAGTCGCTGAACCTGCGTCAGCGCGGCCTGGAGATCGTCAGCTGCCCCTCCTGCGGGCGTGCGCAGGTCGATGTCTACAAGCTCGCCGACGAGGTCACCGCCGGCCTGGAGGGCATGGAGGTGCCGCTGCGCGTCGCCGTCATGGGCTGCGTCGTCAACGGCCCGGGCGAGGCCCGCGAGGCGGATCTCGGTGTCGCGTCGGGCAACGGCAAGGGACAGATCTTCGTCAAGGGCGAGGTCATCAAGACCGTGCCGGAGTCGCAGATCGTGGAGACCCTCATCGAGGAGGCCCTGAAGATCGCCGGTGAGCAGGGAGCTACCGGTGAGCCCTCCGGCTCGCCGGTCGTCACCGTCGGCTGA
- a CDS encoding M50 family metallopeptidase translates to MSGILLTILGIVLFALGLMFSIAFHEAGHFYWARKFGMRVPQFMVGFGPTVFSRRRGETEYGVKAIPMGGYIRIVGMIPPAEEGESKRATRMRSFIAEVRGQALNDVRPTDGDRVFYKKPWWQRVIVMFAGPFHNLVLAVVFFTVVLVGFGIPEISTRIAEVPDCVLPAGAETARAENACSIPITPDGERCAAGAPGCALPPRSPATDAGLEPGDTILALDGEPVSQETDVGWKRVQESIQLSAGEPVVFTVDRDGERLDLTVTPTENQVYADEEGERTKTVGFVGIQPAVPDVRQSVTEVPGHLGTIVVRSVDRLIEIPERVPQLFRAAFLGEERDPLGPIGVVGVSRISGEVFAFEEFSAGKKISFFIQLLAGMNLVLFLFNMLPIYPLDGGHIAGALYEKVRSVVARLRGRPDPGPFDIARLMPVAYAVAGAFLTLSLLLLVADVVNPVRLGG, encoded by the coding sequence CTGAGCGGGATCCTGCTGACGATCCTGGGGATCGTCCTCTTCGCGCTCGGGCTGATGTTCTCCATCGCCTTCCACGAGGCGGGGCACTTCTACTGGGCGCGGAAGTTCGGCATGCGCGTCCCGCAGTTCATGGTCGGCTTCGGGCCGACGGTGTTCTCCCGGCGCCGTGGGGAGACCGAGTACGGCGTCAAGGCGATCCCGATGGGCGGCTACATCCGCATCGTCGGCATGATCCCGCCGGCCGAGGAGGGCGAGAGCAAGCGCGCCACCCGCATGCGCAGCTTCATCGCCGAGGTCCGTGGCCAGGCGCTCAACGACGTGCGGCCCACCGACGGGGACCGGGTCTTCTACAAGAAGCCGTGGTGGCAGCGGGTCATCGTGATGTTCGCCGGGCCGTTCCACAATCTGGTCCTGGCGGTGGTGTTCTTCACCGTGGTGCTGGTCGGCTTCGGCATCCCCGAGATCAGCACCCGCATCGCGGAGGTGCCCGACTGCGTCCTGCCCGCGGGGGCGGAGACCGCGCGCGCGGAGAACGCGTGCTCGATCCCGATCACGCCGGACGGCGAGCGCTGCGCGGCCGGGGCTCCCGGCTGTGCCCTGCCGCCGCGCAGTCCCGCCACGGACGCGGGACTGGAACCGGGCGACACCATCCTGGCCCTGGACGGCGAGCCGGTCTCCCAGGAGACGGACGTCGGCTGGAAGCGGGTGCAGGAGTCGATCCAGCTGAGCGCGGGCGAGCCCGTCGTCTTCACCGTCGACCGGGACGGCGAGCGGCTCGACCTCACCGTCACCCCCACCGAGAACCAGGTCTACGCCGACGAGGAGGGCGAGCGCACCAAGACCGTGGGCTTCGTCGGCATCCAGCCCGCGGTGCCGGACGTGCGCCAGTCGGTGACCGAGGTGCCCGGCCACCTCGGCACCATCGTCGTCCGCTCGGTGGACCGGCTGATCGAGATCCCCGAGCGGGTGCCGCAGCTGTTCCGCGCCGCGTTCCTCGGCGAGGAGCGCGATCCGCTCGGCCCCATCGGCGTGGTGGGCGTCAGCCGGATCTCCGGTGAGGTCTTCGCCTTCGAGGAGTTCTCGGCGGGGAAGAAGATCAGCTTCTTCATCCAGCTGCTCGCCGGCATGAACCTGGTGCTGTTCCTCTTCAACATGCTGCCGATCTACCCGCTCGACGGCGGCCACATCGCCGGAGCGCTGTACGAGAAGGTGCGCTCCGTCGTCGCGCGGCTGCGCGGCAGGCCCGACCCGGGCCCCTTCGACATCGCCCGGCTGATGCCGGTGGCCTACGCCGTCGCGGGGGCGTTCCTCACGCTGTCGCTCCTGCTGCTGGTCGCCGACGTCGTCAACCCCGTCCGGCTCGGCGGCTGA
- the dxr gene encoding 1-deoxy-D-xylulose-5-phosphate reductoisomerase: MSSPREVTVLGSTGSIGRQAIDVAQQFPDRLLITGLAAGGGDVALLAEQALALGVRTVAVARATAAQDLQLAFYAAASKRGWSRGEFQLPEILAGPRAAEELAARPADVVLNGINGSIGLRPTLAALAAGRTLALANKESLIAGGELVLAAARPGQLVPVDSEHSALAQCLRGGSRAEVARLVLTASGGPFRGRSAAELADVTVEQALAHPNWNMGPVVTINSATLVNKGLELIEAHLLFGVPYADIDVVVHPQSIVHSMVTFADGATIAQASPPDMRLPIALGLTWPDRLPHVQPALDWSAASTWEFLPLDCDAFPAVRLARSAGEAGGVVPAMYNAANEEAVAAFTAGRLSFPGIVQLVARTLDAAPDLGAASSVDDVLAAEKWAREHARGVIDGG; encoded by the coding sequence GTGAGTTCACCGCGCGAGGTCACCGTCCTCGGCTCGACCGGATCCATCGGCCGGCAGGCGATCGACGTGGCCCAGCAGTTCCCGGACCGACTGCTGATCACCGGCCTGGCCGCCGGCGGCGGAGATGTCGCCCTGCTCGCGGAGCAGGCCCTGGCGCTGGGCGTCCGCACCGTCGCGGTGGCGCGGGCAACCGCCGCTCAGGACCTCCAGCTGGCCTTCTACGCCGCCGCGTCGAAGCGCGGCTGGTCCCGCGGGGAGTTCCAGCTGCCGGAGATCCTCGCCGGGCCGCGCGCCGCCGAGGAGCTGGCCGCCCGCCCCGCCGATGTCGTCCTGAACGGCATCAACGGCTCCATCGGGCTACGGCCGACCCTGGCGGCGCTGGCGGCGGGGCGCACGCTGGCCCTGGCCAACAAGGAGTCCCTCATCGCCGGTGGGGAACTCGTCCTCGCCGCCGCGAGACCGGGCCAGCTCGTCCCGGTGGACTCGGAGCACTCCGCGCTGGCGCAGTGCCTGCGCGGCGGCTCCCGCGCGGAGGTCGCCCGCCTGGTGCTCACCGCCAGCGGCGGGCCGTTCCGGGGGCGATCGGCCGCCGAGCTCGCCGACGTCACCGTCGAGCAGGCGCTCGCCCACCCGAACTGGAACATGGGCCCGGTCGTCACGATCAACTCCGCGACCCTGGTCAACAAGGGGCTCGAGCTCATCGAGGCCCACCTGCTCTTCGGCGTGCCCTACGCCGACATCGACGTCGTCGTGCACCCCCAGTCGATCGTGCACTCGATGGTGACCTTCGCCGACGGGGCGACGATCGCCCAGGCCAGCCCGCCGGACATGCGGCTGCCGATCGCACTGGGCCTGACCTGGCCGGACCGGCTGCCGCACGTCCAGCCGGCGCTGGACTGGTCGGCCGCCAGCACCTGGGAGTTCCTGCCGCTGGACTGCGACGCGTTCCCCGCGGTCCGGCTGGCCCGTTCGGCCGGGGAGGCGGGCGGCGTCGTCCCGGCCATGTACAACGCGGCCAACGAGGAGGCGGTCGCCGCGTTCACCGCGGGTCGGCTCTCGTTCCCAGGGATCGTGCAGCTCGTCGCGCGTACGCTCGACGCCGCGCCGGACCTCGGCGCTGCCTCCTCCGTGGACGACGTGCTGGCGGCGGAGAAGTGGGCCCGGGAGCACGCCCGGGGAGTGATCGACGGAGGCTGA
- a CDS encoding DUF2631 domain-containing protein, producing the protein MTEAFHSPSTQRVNQPGREEGVVRAGEHPVEHEQPEDWGWHGETGKWGQIGGWISVVVILLYMVGNHEGRVEDLWLLAFAGVMALVLIWDIRRKKTAWRR; encoded by the coding sequence GTGACCGAGGCATTCCACTCCCCGTCGACCCAGCGGGTCAACCAGCCCGGACGTGAGGAAGGGGTCGTCCGCGCCGGCGAGCACCCCGTCGAGCACGAGCAGCCCGAGGACTGGGGCTGGCACGGCGAGACCGGCAAGTGGGGCCAGATCGGCGGCTGGATCAGCGTGGTCGTGATCCTCCTGTACATGGTCGGCAACCACGAGGGGCGCGTCGAGGACCTCTGGCTGCTCGCATTCGCCGGTGTGATGGCGCTCGTCCTGATCTGGGACATCCGCCGCAAGAAGACCGCCTGGCGCCGCTGA
- a CDS encoding LPXTG cell wall anchor domain-containing protein: MPPECASGCATVAPGATLTPERAAVPGETRYLRLTGYLPLEQVTLVLHSTPQHLGTLTADAAGILTVPFTAPAGTAAGAHNLVVTRADGTTVTYPLTVAAAAKPLLADTGADVTVPLVLGGVLVLAGAGTIVAARRRGHGVAQT; encoded by the coding sequence GTGCCCCCCGAGTGCGCCTCGGGCTGCGCCACGGTCGCCCCCGGCGCGACGCTGACCCCCGAGAGGGCCGCCGTCCCTGGTGAGACCCGGTACCTGCGGCTGACCGGCTACCTGCCCCTGGAGCAGGTCACCCTGGTCCTGCACTCGACCCCGCAGCACCTCGGCACGCTCACCGCCGACGCCGCGGGCATCCTGACCGTGCCGTTCACGGCGCCGGCCGGCACCGCGGCCGGTGCGCACAACCTCGTCGTCACCCGCGCCGACGGCACCACGGTCACCTACCCCCTCACCGTCGCGGCCGCCGCCAAGCCCTTGCTCGCCGACACCGGCGCCGACGTCACCGTCCCGCTCGTGCTCGGCGGTGTGCTGGTCCTGGCCGGCGCCGGCACGATCGTGGCCGCCCGCCGCCGCGGCCATGGGGTCGCGCAGACCTGA
- a CDS encoding LCP family protein, which yields MVLLVLGALTLDVSLVVFRVDRVAVALPEGPGTTWVLVGLDSRAALPEGASVEDFGSTDEVRGSRADVVLIVHDSGEHTSAFSVSRDVVVSRRASPGRLALSWLDGPQSTVDALCGLGVAADHLVAVDLAGFAAVVDAAGGLDVDVPEPVRDRLAGLELPAAGPRHVDGATALAMVRSRHPEHLVGGKWVAAPEDPDGRATTAGTVVSALSGAVDSARWRPWRLQSLAWAASGALTVDTGTSTGELLALAGTELDEVEVLPVGEAVDGTLARFPTDATSSALDAAGMSCG from the coding sequence GTGGTCCTGCTGGTGCTGGGCGCGCTCACCCTCGACGTGTCGCTGGTCGTCTTCCGGGTCGACCGCGTGGCGGTCGCGCTGCCCGAGGGGCCGGGCACCACCTGGGTCCTCGTCGGTCTCGACTCTCGTGCCGCGCTGCCTGAAGGCGCCTCCGTCGAGGACTTCGGCAGTACCGATGAGGTGCGCGGCAGCCGCGCCGACGTGGTCCTCATCGTGCACGACTCCGGAGAGCACACCAGCGCCTTCTCCGTATCGCGCGATGTCGTCGTCTCCCGCAGGGCGTCGCCGGGGCGCCTGGCGCTGAGCTGGCTGGACGGACCGCAGTCGACCGTCGACGCGCTCTGCGGGCTCGGCGTCGCCGCCGACCACCTGGTCGCCGTCGACCTGGCCGGGTTCGCCGCCGTGGTCGACGCCGCGGGCGGCCTGGACGTCGACGTCCCCGAGCCCGTGCGCGATCGGCTCGCCGGCCTGGAGCTGCCCGCCGCCGGTCCCCGGCACGTCGACGGCGCGACGGCGCTGGCGATGGTGCGCTCGCGCCACCCCGAGCACCTGGTCGGCGGGAAGTGGGTCGCCGCTCCGGAGGACCCCGATGGCCGCGCCACGACGGCCGGGACGGTCGTGTCCGCGTTGTCCGGCGCCGTGGACAGCGCCCGGTGGCGACCCTGGCGGCTGCAGTCGCTGGCCTGGGCGGCGTCGGGCGCGCTGACCGTGGACACCGGCACGTCCACCGGCGAGCTGCTCGCCCTGGCCGGCACGGAGCTCGACGAGGTGGAGGTCCTGCCGGTCGGCGAAGCGGTCGACGGCACGCTGGCCCGCTTCCCGACCGACGCGACCAGCAGTGCGCTCGACGCCGCCGGCATGTCCTGCGGCTGA